A stretch of the Salvelinus namaycush isolate Seneca unplaced genomic scaffold, SaNama_1.0 Scaffold858, whole genome shotgun sequence genome encodes the following:
- the LOC120043075 gene encoding myelin-associated glycoprotein-like — MPDRLDVLTGSCMQIPCSFDIPVQHKNTFNSTILTSGVWIKESPYFGGRPESVIFNSSETVNRYQGKITGNMSQKSCTTVFFNVTTSYTNKYFFRIESQPFRATDTGKSVDVVVWDLPSSPILTVSGEMKERTPVSLNCSAVAPCPEHPPELTWTLPTQFTPENQMQENPDQTKSVLSTVTFTPSYLHHEKNITCTAVYPVGTSNKTAEHNMMLNVSFSPKDTLASISPADPVLVGSCVNLTCSSTANPPVTNFTWFQISGGKPTQVASGLSYSLNVTVGDGGLYFCEARNSHGCGKSKEVQLAIKGKTGTSGTILG; from the exons ATGCCAGATAGACTGGATGTACTGACTGGCTCCTGTATGCAAATCCCATGTTCATTTGATATTCCTGTCCAACATAAGAATACATTTAACAGCACAATACTAACCTCTGGAGTGTGGATTAAAGAAAGCCCATACTTTGGTGGGCGTCCGGAGAgtgtgatatttaacagtagtgagacggtcaacagatatcaagggaagataactggaaacatgtcccagaagagctgcaccacagtcttcttcaatgtaaccaccagttacactaataaatacttcttcaggattgagagtcAACCATTCCGTGCAACAGACACTGGAAAGTCTGTTGATGTAGTTGTCTGGG atttgccttccagtcccatccttACTGTCTCAGGTGAGATGAAGGAAAGGACCCCTGTCAGCTTGAACTGCTCTGCTGTCGCTCCCTGTCCTGAACacccccctgagctgacatggactctcccaacacagttcacTCCTGAGAACCAAATgcaggagaatccagaccaaaccaaatcagttctctccacggtgaccttcactccatcataccttcatcatgagaagaacatcacttgtactgcagtctacccagtagggacaagcaacaagacagctgaacataacatgatgcttaacgtttcat tctctcctaaggacaccttggcctccatcagtccagctgatccagtattagtgggcagctgtgttaatctgacctgcagcagtacagccaaccctcctgtgacaaacttcacctggttccagatcagtgggggtaaaccaacacaggtagcatctggactgagttactccctcaatgtgactgttggtgatggaggactatacttctgtgaagcaagaaatagtcaCGGATGTGGCAAGTCAAAGGAAGTGCAGCTGGCTATTAAAGGTAAAACGGGCACGTCGGGCACAATCTTAGGttag